A window of the Pogona vitticeps strain Pit_001003342236 chromosome 4, PviZW2.1, whole genome shotgun sequence genome harbors these coding sequences:
- the TUBB6 gene encoding tubulin beta-6 chain isoform X4 has protein sequence MDSVRSGPFGQLFRPDNFIFGQTGAGNNWAKGHYTEGAELVDSVLDIVRKECEHCDCLQGFQLTHSLGGGTGSGMGTLLISKIREEYPDRIMNTFSVMPSPKVSDTVVEPYNATLSVHQLVENTDETYCIDNEALYDICFRTLKLTTPTYGDLNHLVSATMSGVTTSLRFPGQLNADLRKLAVNMVPFPRLHFFMPGFAPLTARGSQQYRALTVPELTQQMFDAKNMMAACDPRHGRYLTVATVFRGPMSMKEVDEQMLAIQNKNSSYFVEWIPNNVKVAVCDIAPRGLKMASTFIGNSTAIQELFKRISEQFSAMFRRKAFLHWFTGEGMDEMEFTEAESNMNDLVSEYQQYQEATANDGEEAFEDEEEEINE, from the exons ATGGATAGTGTACGATCTGGCCCGTTTGGACAGCTGTTTCGGCCTGATAACTTCATATTTG GACAAACTGGTGCTGGAAATAACTGGGCCAAAGGACATTATACAGAAGGAGCAGAGCTTGTAGATTCTGTACTTGATATAGTAAGGAAAGAATGCGAACACTGTGATTGCTTGCAGGGATTTCAACTCACTCATTCTTTAGGAGGAGGAACAGGCTCTGGGATGGGAACACTCCTCATTAGCAAAATCCGAGAGGAGTATCCTGACAGAATAATGAATACTTTCAGTGTCATGCCATCTCCTAAAGTCTCCGACACTGTGGTGGAACCTTATAATGCCACACTTTCAGTTCATCAGCTGGTTGAAAATACAGATGAAACCTACTGCATTGATAATGAAGCATTGTATGATATTTGTTTCCGCACTCTGAAGCTCACCACTCCAACATATGGTGATCTGAATCATTTAGTGTCCGCTACGATGAGTGGGGTAACGACATCGCTGCGTTTTCCAGGCCAACTAAATGCAGATCTACGCAAGTTGGCTGTAAATATGGTCCCATTCCCACGTTTACATTTTTTTATGCCAGGATTTGCTCCACTGACTGCCCGAGGAAGCCAGCAATACCGGGCCCTCACGGTTCCAGAACTTACTCAACAGATGTTTGATGCCAAAAACATGATGGCTGCTTGTGACCCAAGACATGGACGGTATCTGACAGTAGCCACTGTCTTCCGTGGTCCCATGTCTATGAAAGAAGTTGATGAACAGATGCTGGCCATTCAAAATAAGAACAGCAGTTACTTTGTGGAATGGATCCCAAATAATGTCAAAGTGGCAGTTTGCGATATTGCACCCCGTGGTCTcaagatggcctccactttcatTGGTAACAGCACAGCAATCCAAGAGCTCTTCAAAAGAATCTCAGAGCAGTTCTCTgccatgttcagaagaaaagCATTTCTTCACTGGTTTACAGGAGAAGGAATGGATGAGATGgaattcacagaagcagaaagcaacatGAATGACcttgtgtcagagtaccagcagTACCAAGAAGCTACAGCAAATGATGGTGAGGAGGCAtttgaagatgaagaagaggaaatTAATGAATAA
- the AFG3L2 gene encoding mitochondrial inner membrane m-AAA protease component AFG3L2 isoform X1: MAHRCLLLSRGCCRRPLLCSPGVRQLLCGRGLAASSRYLRLLHDHVATQVPTNRSNTLVNVIAAYRRLFSQPPKGFEKYFPNGKKPNETKGSGDGETKDVKQPNSQRPSRTGSGGGPGGGKKGGKKEDTHWWSRLQKGDFPWDDKEFRSYIVGSSFLWIAFTYYFFLRTPVREITWKDFVNNYLSQGVVEKLEVVNKRYVRVIFSPGKSPTEGYVWFNIGSVDTFERNLETAQLEMGIEGENRLPVVYTAESDGSFLLNMLPTALIVGFLLYSLKRGPAGVGRAGRGMGGLFSVGETTAKVLKDEIDVKFKDVAGCEEAKLEIMEFVNFLKNPKQYQELGAKIPKGAILTGPPGTGKTLLAKATAGEANVPFITVNGSEFLEMFVGVGPARVRDLFVLARKNAPCILFIDEIDAVGRKRGRSNFGGQSEQENTLNQLLVEMDGFNTTSNVVILAGTNRPDILDPALMRPGRFDRQIFIGPPDIKGRASIFKVHLRPLKLDASLNRDSLARKLASLTPGFSGADIANVCNEAALIAARHLSDAINEKHFEQAIERVIGGLEKKTQVLQPEEKRTVAYHEAGHAVAGWFLEYADPLLKVSIIPRGKGLGYAQYLPKEQYLYTREQLLDRMCMTLGGRVSEQIFFGRITTGAQDDLRKVTQSAYAQIVQFGMNEKVGQISFDLPRQGDMVLEKPYSEATARLIDEEVRILINTAYERTLALLTQKKAEVEKVALLLLEKEVLDKSDMIEMLGPRPFAEKSTYEEFVEGTGSLDEDTSLPEGLKDWNKDREEKEETTDEQLARQITGDMPF; the protein is encoded by the exons gatttgaaaaatattttccaaatggGAAGAAACCTAATGAAACAAAAGGCTCTGGAGATGGAGAAACCAAAG ATGTAAAGCAACCTAATTCTCAGCGACCTTCTAGGACTGGCAGTGGAGGAGGTCCTGGCGGAGGTAAAAAAGGAGGCAAGAAAGAAGATACTCACTGGTGGTCCAGATTACAAAAG GGTGATTTTCCCTGGGATGATAAAGAATTCCGTTCGTACATTGTGGGTAGTTCTTTTCTATGGATTGCCTTTACCTACTACTTTTTCTTAAGGACTCCTGTGAGAGAAATCACATGGAAAGACTTTGTCAACAACTACCTTTCCCAAGGAGTG GTGGAAAAGCTTGAAGTGGTGAACAAGCGCTATGTTAGAGTGATCTTTAGTCCAGGGAAGAGTCCCACTGAAGGg TATGTCTGGTTTAATATTGGAAGTGTGGACACATTTGAGCGGAACTTGGAAACTGCGCAGCTTGAGATGGGTATTGAAGGAGAAAATAGGCTACCGGTAGTGTACACAGCAGAAAGTGATGG tTCATTTCTTCTGAATATGTTACCGACTGCCCTTATAGTTGGCTTTCTATTGTACTCATTAAAAAGAGGACCTGCGGGAGTGGGCCGGGCAGGACGAGGAATGGGTGGACTCTTCAGCGTAGGTGAAACAACAGCCAAAGTCCTAAAAGATGAAATAGATGTGAAGTTCAAAGATGTAGCTGGTTGTGAGGAAGCTAAATTAGAGATAATGGAGTTTGTGAATTTtctgaaaaacccaaaacaatacCAGGAACTTGGAGCAAAGATCCCAAAG GGAGCTATTCTGACAGGACCTCCAGGTACAGGAAAAACTCTTCTTGCAAAAGCAACTGCTGGAGAGGCCAATGTCCCTTTCATTACTGTCAATGGGTCCGAATTCTTGGAGATGTTTGTTGGTGTTGGTCCTGCTAGA GTCCGTGATTTATTCGTCCTGGCTCGTAAAAATGCCCCTTGCATTCTCTTCATTGATGAAATAGATGCAGTGGGAAGAAAGAGAGGACGGAGTAACTTTGGAGGGCAGAGTGAACAAGAAAACACACTCAACCAACTCCTAGTAGAAATGGATG GTTTTAATACCACCTCAAACGTTGTTATTCTAGCTGGCACCAACAGACCAGATATTCTAGACCCTGCGCTTATGAGGCCAGGACGTTTTGATAGACAGATTTTTATTG ggCCACCAGATATTAAGGGCAGAGCATCTATATTTAAAGTTCACCTTAGGCCCCTTAAGTTGGATGCTAGCTTGAACAGAGATAGTTTAGCACGGAAGCTTGCATCACTTACTCCTGGATTTTCAG gtgCAGATATTGCTAATGTGTGCAATGAAGCTGCCTTAATTGCTGCCAGACATCTTTCAGATGCCATAAATGAAAAGCACTTTGAGCAAGCCATTGAACGAGTGATAGGAG gattggaaaagaagaCACAAGTATTACAACCAGAGGAGAAAAGGACAGTGGCATATCATGAAGCTGGCCATGCAGTTGCTGGCTGGTTTCTGGAATATGCTGATCCACTTTTGAAG GTATCTATTATCCCTCGTGGCAAAGGACTGGGTTATGCTCAGTACTTGCCAAAAGAACAGTACCTGTACACCAGAGAGCAGCTGCTTGACAGAATGTGCATGACTCTGGGAGGACGAGTATCAGAACAAATCTTCTTTGGAAGAATTACAACTGGGGCCCAAGATGATTTACGGAAGGTTACTCAGAGTGCATATGCCCAG ATTGTTCAATTTGGGATGAACGAAAAGGTTGGGCAAATCTCCTTTGATCTTCCTCGGCAAGGGGACATGGTGTTAGAAAAACCATATAGTGAAGCAACTGCAAGATTGATCGATGAAGAGGTGCGAATACTTATTAACACAGCTTATGAACGGACCCTGGCTCTCCTAACTCAAAAGAAAGCAGAGGTGGAAAAG GTTGCTTTACTGCTCCTAGAGAAGGAAGTTTTGGATAAAAGTGATATGATTGAAATGCTTGGCCCCAGACCATTTGCTGAAAAATCTACATATGAAGAATTTGTTGAAGGCACAGGCAGCTTAGACGAAGACACATCACTTCCAGAAGGCCTTAAAGACTGGAACAAAGATcgtgaggagaaagaggagaccaCAGATGAGCAGCTTGCCAGACAGATTACAGGAGATATGCCTTTTTAG
- the AFG3L2 gene encoding mitochondrial inner membrane m-AAA protease component AFG3L2 isoform X2: protein MAHRCLLLSRGCCRRPLLCSPGVRQLLCGRGLAASSRYLRLLHDHVATQVPTNRSNTLVNVIAAYRRLFSQPPKGFEKYFPNGKKPNETKGSGDGETKDVKQPNSQRPSRTGSGGGPGGGKKGGKKEDTHWWSRLQKGDFPWDDKEFRSYIVGSSFLWIAFTYYFFLRTPVREITWKDFVNNYLSQGVVEKLEVVNKRYVRVIFSPGKSPTEGQYVWFNIGSVDTFERNLETAQLEMGIEGENRLPVVYTAESDGSFLLNMLPTALIVGFLLYSLKRGPAGVGRAGRGMGGLFSVGETTAKVLKDEIDVKFKDVAGCEEAKLEIMEFVNFLKNPKQYQELGAKIPKGAILTGPPGTGKTLLAKATAGEANVPFITVNGSEFLEMFVGVGPARVRDLFVLARKNAPCILFIDEIDAVGRKRGRSNFGGQSEQENTLNQLLVEMDGFNTTSNVVILAGTNRPDILDPALMRPGRFDRQIFIGPPDIKGRASIFKVHLRPLKLDASLNRDSLARKLASLTPGFSGADIANVCNEAALIAARHLSDAINEKHFEQAIERVIGGLEKKTQVLQPEEKRTVAYHEAGHAVAGWFLEYADPLLKVSIIPRGKGLGYAQYLPKEQYLYTREQLLDRMCMTLGGRVSEQIFFGRITTGAQDDLRKVTQSAYAQIVQFGMNEKVGQISFDLPRQGDMVLEKPYSEATARLIDEEVRILINTAYERTLALLTQKKAEVEKVALLLLEKEVLDKSDMIEMLGPRPFAEKSTYEEFVEGTGSLDEDTSLPEGLKDWNKDREEKEETTDEQLARQITGDMPF, encoded by the exons gatttgaaaaatattttccaaatggGAAGAAACCTAATGAAACAAAAGGCTCTGGAGATGGAGAAACCAAAG ATGTAAAGCAACCTAATTCTCAGCGACCTTCTAGGACTGGCAGTGGAGGAGGTCCTGGCGGAGGTAAAAAAGGAGGCAAGAAAGAAGATACTCACTGGTGGTCCAGATTACAAAAG GGTGATTTTCCCTGGGATGATAAAGAATTCCGTTCGTACATTGTGGGTAGTTCTTTTCTATGGATTGCCTTTACCTACTACTTTTTCTTAAGGACTCCTGTGAGAGAAATCACATGGAAAGACTTTGTCAACAACTACCTTTCCCAAGGAGTG GTGGAAAAGCTTGAAGTGGTGAACAAGCGCTATGTTAGAGTGATCTTTAGTCCAGGGAAGAGTCCCACTGAAGGg CAGTATGTCTGGTTTAATATTGGAAGTGTGGACACATTTGAGCGGAACTTGGAAACTGCGCAGCTTGAGATGGGTATTGAAGGAGAAAATAGGCTACCGGTAGTGTACACAGCAGAAAGTGATGG tTCATTTCTTCTGAATATGTTACCGACTGCCCTTATAGTTGGCTTTCTATTGTACTCATTAAAAAGAGGACCTGCGGGAGTGGGCCGGGCAGGACGAGGAATGGGTGGACTCTTCAGCGTAGGTGAAACAACAGCCAAAGTCCTAAAAGATGAAATAGATGTGAAGTTCAAAGATGTAGCTGGTTGTGAGGAAGCTAAATTAGAGATAATGGAGTTTGTGAATTTtctgaaaaacccaaaacaatacCAGGAACTTGGAGCAAAGATCCCAAAG GGAGCTATTCTGACAGGACCTCCAGGTACAGGAAAAACTCTTCTTGCAAAAGCAACTGCTGGAGAGGCCAATGTCCCTTTCATTACTGTCAATGGGTCCGAATTCTTGGAGATGTTTGTTGGTGTTGGTCCTGCTAGA GTCCGTGATTTATTCGTCCTGGCTCGTAAAAATGCCCCTTGCATTCTCTTCATTGATGAAATAGATGCAGTGGGAAGAAAGAGAGGACGGAGTAACTTTGGAGGGCAGAGTGAACAAGAAAACACACTCAACCAACTCCTAGTAGAAATGGATG GTTTTAATACCACCTCAAACGTTGTTATTCTAGCTGGCACCAACAGACCAGATATTCTAGACCCTGCGCTTATGAGGCCAGGACGTTTTGATAGACAGATTTTTATTG ggCCACCAGATATTAAGGGCAGAGCATCTATATTTAAAGTTCACCTTAGGCCCCTTAAGTTGGATGCTAGCTTGAACAGAGATAGTTTAGCACGGAAGCTTGCATCACTTACTCCTGGATTTTCAG gtgCAGATATTGCTAATGTGTGCAATGAAGCTGCCTTAATTGCTGCCAGACATCTTTCAGATGCCATAAATGAAAAGCACTTTGAGCAAGCCATTGAACGAGTGATAGGAG gattggaaaagaagaCACAAGTATTACAACCAGAGGAGAAAAGGACAGTGGCATATCATGAAGCTGGCCATGCAGTTGCTGGCTGGTTTCTGGAATATGCTGATCCACTTTTGAAG GTATCTATTATCCCTCGTGGCAAAGGACTGGGTTATGCTCAGTACTTGCCAAAAGAACAGTACCTGTACACCAGAGAGCAGCTGCTTGACAGAATGTGCATGACTCTGGGAGGACGAGTATCAGAACAAATCTTCTTTGGAAGAATTACAACTGGGGCCCAAGATGATTTACGGAAGGTTACTCAGAGTGCATATGCCCAG ATTGTTCAATTTGGGATGAACGAAAAGGTTGGGCAAATCTCCTTTGATCTTCCTCGGCAAGGGGACATGGTGTTAGAAAAACCATATAGTGAAGCAACTGCAAGATTGATCGATGAAGAGGTGCGAATACTTATTAACACAGCTTATGAACGGACCCTGGCTCTCCTAACTCAAAAGAAAGCAGAGGTGGAAAAG GTTGCTTTACTGCTCCTAGAGAAGGAAGTTTTGGATAAAAGTGATATGATTGAAATGCTTGGCCCCAGACCATTTGCTGAAAAATCTACATATGAAGAATTTGTTGAAGGCACAGGCAGCTTAGACGAAGACACATCACTTCCAGAAGGCCTTAAAGACTGGAACAAAGATcgtgaggagaaagaggagaccaCAGATGAGCAGCTTGCCAGACAGATTACAGGAGATATGCCTTTTTAG
- the TUBB6 gene encoding tubulin beta-6 chain isoform X2 — MVHWIKNLESNFLKFWEVISDEHGIDPAGSYVGDSPLQLERINVYYNESSSQTYVPRAILVDLEPGTMDSVRSGPFGQLFRPDNFIFGQTGAGNNWAKGHYTEGAELVDSVLDIVRKECEHCDCLQGFQLTHSLGGGTGSGMGTLLISKIREEYPDRIMNTFSVMPSPKVSDTVVEPYNATLSVHQLVENTDETYCIDNEALYDICFRTLKLTTPTYGDLNHLVSATMSGVTTSLRFPGQLNADLRKLAVNMVPFPRLHFFMPGFAPLTARGSQQYRALTVPELTQQMFDAKNMMAACDPRHGRYLTVATVFRGPMSMKEVDEQMLAIQNKNSSYFVEWIPNNVKVAVCDIAPRGLKMASTFIGNSTAIQELFKRISEQFSAMFRRKAFLHWFTGEGMDEMEFTEAESNMNDLVSEYQQYQEATANDGEEAFEDEEEEINE, encoded by the exons TTTTGGGAAGTTATCAGTGATGAACATGGGATTGATCCAGCTGGAAGTTATGTTGGCGACTCACCATTGCAGCTGGAGAGGATCAATGTCTACTATAATGAATCATCAT CCCAAACCTATGTGCCAAGAGCAATTTTGGTGGACTTGGAACCTGGAACCATGGATAGTGTACGATCTGGCCCGTTTGGACAGCTGTTTCGGCCTGATAACTTCATATTTG GACAAACTGGTGCTGGAAATAACTGGGCCAAAGGACATTATACAGAAGGAGCAGAGCTTGTAGATTCTGTACTTGATATAGTAAGGAAAGAATGCGAACACTGTGATTGCTTGCAGGGATTTCAACTCACTCATTCTTTAGGAGGAGGAACAGGCTCTGGGATGGGAACACTCCTCATTAGCAAAATCCGAGAGGAGTATCCTGACAGAATAATGAATACTTTCAGTGTCATGCCATCTCCTAAAGTCTCCGACACTGTGGTGGAACCTTATAATGCCACACTTTCAGTTCATCAGCTGGTTGAAAATACAGATGAAACCTACTGCATTGATAATGAAGCATTGTATGATATTTGTTTCCGCACTCTGAAGCTCACCACTCCAACATATGGTGATCTGAATCATTTAGTGTCCGCTACGATGAGTGGGGTAACGACATCGCTGCGTTTTCCAGGCCAACTAAATGCAGATCTACGCAAGTTGGCTGTAAATATGGTCCCATTCCCACGTTTACATTTTTTTATGCCAGGATTTGCTCCACTGACTGCCCGAGGAAGCCAGCAATACCGGGCCCTCACGGTTCCAGAACTTACTCAACAGATGTTTGATGCCAAAAACATGATGGCTGCTTGTGACCCAAGACATGGACGGTATCTGACAGTAGCCACTGTCTTCCGTGGTCCCATGTCTATGAAAGAAGTTGATGAACAGATGCTGGCCATTCAAAATAAGAACAGCAGTTACTTTGTGGAATGGATCCCAAATAATGTCAAAGTGGCAGTTTGCGATATTGCACCCCGTGGTCTcaagatggcctccactttcatTGGTAACAGCACAGCAATCCAAGAGCTCTTCAAAAGAATCTCAGAGCAGTTCTCTgccatgttcagaagaaaagCATTTCTTCACTGGTTTACAGGAGAAGGAATGGATGAGATGgaattcacagaagcagaaagcaacatGAATGACcttgtgtcagagtaccagcagTACCAAGAAGCTACAGCAAATGATGGTGAGGAGGCAtttgaagatgaagaagaggaaatTAATGAATAA
- the TUBB6 gene encoding tubulin beta-6 chain isoform X1: MREIVHIQAGQCGNQIGTKFWEVISDEHGIDPAGSYVGDSPLQLERINVYYNESSSQTYVPRAILVDLEPGTMDSVRSGPFGQLFRPDNFIFGQTGAGNNWAKGHYTEGAELVDSVLDIVRKECEHCDCLQGFQLTHSLGGGTGSGMGTLLISKIREEYPDRIMNTFSVMPSPKVSDTVVEPYNATLSVHQLVENTDETYCIDNEALYDICFRTLKLTTPTYGDLNHLVSATMSGVTTSLRFPGQLNADLRKLAVNMVPFPRLHFFMPGFAPLTARGSQQYRALTVPELTQQMFDAKNMMAACDPRHGRYLTVATVFRGPMSMKEVDEQMLAIQNKNSSYFVEWIPNNVKVAVCDIAPRGLKMASTFIGNSTAIQELFKRISEQFSAMFRRKAFLHWFTGEGMDEMEFTEAESNMNDLVSEYQQYQEATANDGEEAFEDEEEEINE, encoded by the exons ATGAGAGAAATAGTTCACATTCAGGCCGGCCAGTGTGGAAACCAAATTGGAACCAAG TTTTGGGAAGTTATCAGTGATGAACATGGGATTGATCCAGCTGGAAGTTATGTTGGCGACTCACCATTGCAGCTGGAGAGGATCAATGTCTACTATAATGAATCATCAT CCCAAACCTATGTGCCAAGAGCAATTTTGGTGGACTTGGAACCTGGAACCATGGATAGTGTACGATCTGGCCCGTTTGGACAGCTGTTTCGGCCTGATAACTTCATATTTG GACAAACTGGTGCTGGAAATAACTGGGCCAAAGGACATTATACAGAAGGAGCAGAGCTTGTAGATTCTGTACTTGATATAGTAAGGAAAGAATGCGAACACTGTGATTGCTTGCAGGGATTTCAACTCACTCATTCTTTAGGAGGAGGAACAGGCTCTGGGATGGGAACACTCCTCATTAGCAAAATCCGAGAGGAGTATCCTGACAGAATAATGAATACTTTCAGTGTCATGCCATCTCCTAAAGTCTCCGACACTGTGGTGGAACCTTATAATGCCACACTTTCAGTTCATCAGCTGGTTGAAAATACAGATGAAACCTACTGCATTGATAATGAAGCATTGTATGATATTTGTTTCCGCACTCTGAAGCTCACCACTCCAACATATGGTGATCTGAATCATTTAGTGTCCGCTACGATGAGTGGGGTAACGACATCGCTGCGTTTTCCAGGCCAACTAAATGCAGATCTACGCAAGTTGGCTGTAAATATGGTCCCATTCCCACGTTTACATTTTTTTATGCCAGGATTTGCTCCACTGACTGCCCGAGGAAGCCAGCAATACCGGGCCCTCACGGTTCCAGAACTTACTCAACAGATGTTTGATGCCAAAAACATGATGGCTGCTTGTGACCCAAGACATGGACGGTATCTGACAGTAGCCACTGTCTTCCGTGGTCCCATGTCTATGAAAGAAGTTGATGAACAGATGCTGGCCATTCAAAATAAGAACAGCAGTTACTTTGTGGAATGGATCCCAAATAATGTCAAAGTGGCAGTTTGCGATATTGCACCCCGTGGTCTcaagatggcctccactttcatTGGTAACAGCACAGCAATCCAAGAGCTCTTCAAAAGAATCTCAGAGCAGTTCTCTgccatgttcagaagaaaagCATTTCTTCACTGGTTTACAGGAGAAGGAATGGATGAGATGgaattcacagaagcagaaagcaacatGAATGACcttgtgtcagagtaccagcagTACCAAGAAGCTACAGCAAATGATGGTGAGGAGGCAtttgaagatgaagaagaggaaatTAATGAATAA
- the TUBB6 gene encoding tubulin beta-6 chain isoform X3, translating to MTKFWEVISDEHGIDPAGSYVGDSPLQLERINVYYNESSSQTYVPRAILVDLEPGTMDSVRSGPFGQLFRPDNFIFGQTGAGNNWAKGHYTEGAELVDSVLDIVRKECEHCDCLQGFQLTHSLGGGTGSGMGTLLISKIREEYPDRIMNTFSVMPSPKVSDTVVEPYNATLSVHQLVENTDETYCIDNEALYDICFRTLKLTTPTYGDLNHLVSATMSGVTTSLRFPGQLNADLRKLAVNMVPFPRLHFFMPGFAPLTARGSQQYRALTVPELTQQMFDAKNMMAACDPRHGRYLTVATVFRGPMSMKEVDEQMLAIQNKNSSYFVEWIPNNVKVAVCDIAPRGLKMASTFIGNSTAIQELFKRISEQFSAMFRRKAFLHWFTGEGMDEMEFTEAESNMNDLVSEYQQYQEATANDGEEAFEDEEEEINE from the exons TTTTGGGAAGTTATCAGTGATGAACATGGGATTGATCCAGCTGGAAGTTATGTTGGCGACTCACCATTGCAGCTGGAGAGGATCAATGTCTACTATAATGAATCATCAT CCCAAACCTATGTGCCAAGAGCAATTTTGGTGGACTTGGAACCTGGAACCATGGATAGTGTACGATCTGGCCCGTTTGGACAGCTGTTTCGGCCTGATAACTTCATATTTG GACAAACTGGTGCTGGAAATAACTGGGCCAAAGGACATTATACAGAAGGAGCAGAGCTTGTAGATTCTGTACTTGATATAGTAAGGAAAGAATGCGAACACTGTGATTGCTTGCAGGGATTTCAACTCACTCATTCTTTAGGAGGAGGAACAGGCTCTGGGATGGGAACACTCCTCATTAGCAAAATCCGAGAGGAGTATCCTGACAGAATAATGAATACTTTCAGTGTCATGCCATCTCCTAAAGTCTCCGACACTGTGGTGGAACCTTATAATGCCACACTTTCAGTTCATCAGCTGGTTGAAAATACAGATGAAACCTACTGCATTGATAATGAAGCATTGTATGATATTTGTTTCCGCACTCTGAAGCTCACCACTCCAACATATGGTGATCTGAATCATTTAGTGTCCGCTACGATGAGTGGGGTAACGACATCGCTGCGTTTTCCAGGCCAACTAAATGCAGATCTACGCAAGTTGGCTGTAAATATGGTCCCATTCCCACGTTTACATTTTTTTATGCCAGGATTTGCTCCACTGACTGCCCGAGGAAGCCAGCAATACCGGGCCCTCACGGTTCCAGAACTTACTCAACAGATGTTTGATGCCAAAAACATGATGGCTGCTTGTGACCCAAGACATGGACGGTATCTGACAGTAGCCACTGTCTTCCGTGGTCCCATGTCTATGAAAGAAGTTGATGAACAGATGCTGGCCATTCAAAATAAGAACAGCAGTTACTTTGTGGAATGGATCCCAAATAATGTCAAAGTGGCAGTTTGCGATATTGCACCCCGTGGTCTcaagatggcctccactttcatTGGTAACAGCACAGCAATCCAAGAGCTCTTCAAAAGAATCTCAGAGCAGTTCTCTgccatgttcagaagaaaagCATTTCTTCACTGGTTTACAGGAGAAGGAATGGATGAGATGgaattcacagaagcagaaagcaacatGAATGACcttgtgtcagagtaccagcagTACCAAGAAGCTACAGCAAATGATGGTGAGGAGGCAtttgaagatgaagaagaggaaatTAATGAATAA